Proteins from a genomic interval of Lysobacter stagni:
- a CDS encoding transporter has translation MNRPAKHVQPFLVPTALICLATALPASAQDSADELAKKLSNPVASLISIPLQYNADFGYGSEDGTRHTLNIQPVIPASISEDWNLISRIIVPVIYQDDISGDSNSQFGLGDINPTFFFSPKQPTAGGITWGIGPVFLLPTASDDLLGPDQWGAGPSVLVLKESKAWTVGVLANHIWSVGGSGNDPDISNTFLQPFLARHLAGGRTLTFNAESTYDWENQQWTVPINVTYSKVARVGSQMMSFAGGVRGYAEAPAGGPDWGVRFVVTFLVPQK, from the coding sequence ATGAACCGACCCGCGAAGCACGTACAGCCCTTCCTGGTACCGACCGCGCTGATATGCCTTGCGACCGCACTCCCGGCATCCGCACAGGACAGCGCCGACGAGCTGGCCAAGAAGCTCTCCAATCCGGTCGCGTCGCTGATCAGCATTCCCCTGCAGTACAACGCCGACTTCGGTTACGGCAGCGAGGACGGCACGCGCCACACGCTGAACATCCAGCCGGTGATCCCCGCCTCGATCTCGGAAGACTGGAACCTGATCTCGCGCATCATCGTTCCCGTCATCTACCAGGACGACATCTCGGGCGATTCGAACAGCCAGTTCGGACTGGGCGACATCAATCCCACGTTCTTCTTCTCGCCGAAGCAGCCGACCGCGGGCGGGATCACGTGGGGTATCGGGCCGGTCTTCCTGCTGCCGACCGCCAGCGACGACCTGCTCGGCCCCGACCAGTGGGGCGCAGGGCCGAGCGTGCTGGTGCTGAAGGAATCGAAGGCGTGGACGGTGGGTGTGCTGGCCAATCACATCTGGTCCGTCGGCGGCTCGGGCAACGATCCGGACATCAGCAATACCTTTCTGCAACCCTTCCTGGCGCGCCATCTGGCCGGCGGTCGGACGCTGACCTTCAATGCCGAGTCGACCTACGACTGGGAGAACCAGCAGTGGACGGTACCGATCAACGTGACGTATTCGAAGGTCGCGCGCGTGGGCAGCCAGATGATGAGTTTCGCCGGCGGCGTGCGTGGCTATGCCGAAGCGCCCGCGGGTGGACCCGACTGGGGCGTCCGCTTCGTCGTCACGTTCCTGGTACCGCAGAAGTGA
- a CDS encoding BamA/TamA family outer membrane protein encodes MRRHGLTVASVLGMACLSGVFACDVVAQETDGTTAAADPDATATHGGLLHDQQDGEFDMSRWLLEHKGFLPVPIVISDPAVGYGGGLAAVFFQRPKGAATTRKTTDGREQQIAPNIFGAMALKTENGSYAYGGGAMLHFRDDLWRYTGGVAKSSFNLDFYTSGEILEPVAIGYNADGVVSLQKIARRLGEQDLFLGLQWTYMDLELGFDVDSDRDRFNDRELAERTSGLGLSLQYDQRDNSFTPNSGWLGKIEGNFYDGAIGSDSDFQSYRSSVYAYLPFGDDRFVLGGRADVRWANGDIPFYRLPFIDLRGIGSARYADTRAAVLETELRWNMTQRWALVGFLGAGRTWGEHADFGDAQSQVAKGTGVRYLIARMLRLYVGADYAWGPEDETVYIQVGSAWR; translated from the coding sequence ATGCGGCGCCACGGGCTGACTGTCGCCAGCGTGCTGGGCATGGCATGCCTGTCAGGCGTGTTCGCGTGCGATGTCGTTGCGCAGGAGACGGACGGAACCACGGCGGCAGCGGACCCGGACGCCACTGCAACCCATGGCGGCCTGCTTCACGACCAGCAGGACGGCGAGTTCGACATGTCGCGCTGGCTGCTCGAACACAAGGGCTTCCTGCCGGTGCCGATCGTCATCAGCGATCCGGCCGTCGGCTACGGCGGCGGACTCGCGGCGGTGTTCTTCCAACGCCCCAAGGGCGCGGCGACCACGCGCAAGACCACCGACGGTCGCGAGCAGCAGATCGCACCCAACATCTTCGGCGCGATGGCGCTGAAGACCGAGAACGGCAGTTACGCCTATGGCGGCGGCGCGATGCTTCACTTCCGCGACGACCTCTGGCGTTACACCGGCGGTGTCGCCAAGTCCTCGTTCAACCTCGATTTCTATACCTCCGGCGAGATCCTCGAACCGGTGGCGATCGGCTACAACGCCGACGGCGTGGTGTCGCTCCAGAAGATCGCGCGGCGGCTCGGCGAGCAGGACCTGTTCCTGGGCCTGCAATGGACCTACATGGATCTGGAACTCGGGTTCGACGTCGATTCCGATCGCGATCGGTTCAACGACAGGGAGCTGGCGGAGCGCACCTCGGGACTGGGCCTGTCGCTGCAGTACGACCAGCGCGACAATTCATTCACGCCCAACAGCGGTTGGCTCGGCAAGATCGAAGGCAACTTCTACGACGGTGCGATCGGCAGCGACTCCGATTTCCAGAGCTATCGCAGCAGCGTCTACGCCTACCTTCCATTTGGCGACGACCGCTTCGTGCTCGGCGGCCGCGCCGACGTGCGCTGGGCCAATGGCGACATCCCGTTCTACCGGCTTCCCTTCATCGACCTGCGCGGCATCGGTTCGGCGCGCTACGCCGATACGCGCGCGGCAGTGCTGGAAACCGAATTGCGCTGGAACATGACGCAGCGCTGGGCGCTGGTCGGTTTTCTCGGAGCGGGCCGCACCTGGGGCGAGCATGCCGATTTCGGCGATGCTCAAAGCCAGGTCGCGAAAGGAACGGGCGTGCGCTATCTCATCGCACGCATGTTGCGCCTGTACGTCGGCGCGGATTACGCCTGGGGCCCCGAGGACGAGACGGTGTACATCCAGGTCGGCAGCGCCTGGCGCTGA
- a CDS encoding low affinity iron permease family protein, whose product MDWHSNLAKRASRWTGRASCFGLAVLVVVVWLVTGPLFGFSDTWQLVINTGTTIITFLMVFLIQNTQNRDTEAIQIKLDELIRTTHRAQNALLDLEELDQEELDRMRMRYEELARRAREHGEARSHAAKHPRR is encoded by the coding sequence ATGGACTGGCACAGCAATCTGGCCAAGCGGGCGTCGCGCTGGACCGGTCGCGCGTCGTGCTTCGGGCTGGCGGTGCTGGTTGTGGTGGTGTGGCTGGTGACCGGGCCGCTATTCGGATTCAGCGACACCTGGCAGCTGGTCATCAACACCGGCACCACCATCATCACTTTCCTGATGGTGTTCCTGATCCAGAACACGCAGAACCGCGACACCGAAGCCATACAGATCAAGCTCGATGAGCTGATCCGCACCACGCACCGTGCGCAGAACGCGCTGCTCGACCTGGAGGAGCTGGACCAGGAGGAGTTGGATCGCATGCGTATGCGTTACGAAGAGCTGGCACGTCGCGCGCGCGAGCACGGTGAGGCGCGTTCGCACGCGGCAAAGCATCCGCGTCGATGA
- a CDS encoding BON domain-containing protein, with protein sequence MKVRSNAKLGVALLGALVVAVSLPMSVVAQDRAQTTEAEEEDSAQPVNDTWITTKVKADLMATSDVPGTEIGVETVNGTVKLSGAVDSKAKADKAVAVAKKIKGVKSVDASALTVAKAHK encoded by the coding sequence ATGAAGGTTCGTTCGAATGCCAAGCTGGGTGTCGCGCTGTTGGGCGCGCTGGTCGTGGCCGTGTCGCTGCCGATGTCCGTGGTCGCGCAGGATCGTGCACAGACTACGGAAGCCGAGGAAGAAGATTCGGCACAGCCGGTCAACGACACCTGGATCACCACGAAGGTCAAGGCCGACCTGATGGCGACCTCCGACGTGCCGGGCACCGAGATCGGCGTGGAGACCGTCAACGGCACCGTGAAGTTGTCGGGTGCGGTCGACAGCAAGGCGAAGGCCGACAAGGCCGTCGCGGTCGCGAAGAAGATCAAGGGTGTGAAGAGTGTGGATGCCAGTGCGCTGACGGTCGCCAAGGCGCACAAGTAA
- the queD gene encoding 6-carboxytetrahydropterin synthase QueD: MKIFKAFTLEAAHRLPNVPPGHKCARLHGHSFRIEIHVEGDLDPQLGWVMDFADLKAAFQPLYDRLDHHYLNDIEGLENPTSERLAVWIWDRLKPALPLLSEVVVHETCTSGCHYRA, translated from the coding sequence ATGAAGATCTTCAAGGCATTCACCCTGGAAGCGGCCCACCGGCTGCCCAACGTCCCACCGGGCCACAAGTGCGCGCGCCTGCACGGCCACAGCTTCCGCATCGAGATCCACGTCGAGGGCGACCTGGATCCGCAGCTGGGCTGGGTGATGGATTTCGCCGACCTCAAGGCCGCCTTCCAGCCGCTGTACGACCGGCTCGACCATCACTACCTCAACGACATCGAAGGCCTGGAGAACCCCACCAGCGAGCGCCTCGCGGTGTGGATCTGGGACCGGCTCAAGCCTGCGCTGCCGCTGCTGTCGGAAGTGGTCGTGCACGAGACCTGCACGTCCGGCTGCCACTACCGCGCGTAA
- a CDS encoding patatin-like phospholipase family protein codes for MIASPVGRRSSPRRVLASLALAAVLPFLSVARAQAPAPVAPAPPDGEPCVGLVLGGGGARGSAHIGVLKVLERERIPVCRVAGTSMGAIVGGLYSAGYTPAEMEDLIRTIDWADMFVDDPPRPGQPMRRKDADFRYLLDLEIGYANGRVVLPVGIVQGQKLLMLLRRLTISTWDVHDFDRLPIPFRAVAADIITGDKVVWDEGDLALAIRSSMSVPGAFAPVRVGDRLLVDGGMADNVPVDVVRGMGAHRMIVVDVGSPLHKEEALTNPVVIMDQMISALMTEKTRAQLATLGEGDVLITPELGDITAAEFNRGAEAIAIGERAAEAALPKLRALSVDEATYAAYRARQQRRDFDPKLVSFLEVLHGRSPSATRQVERAVASNLGQPFEPERVEKTIGTAYGDGRFQQIDYRLVERDGEHGLEILPAEKPWSAFGKLGFQLDDNFNGRNSYMVSAELTFNDVNDLGAEWRNVLRLGRITGLRSEFYQPFGASGAFYLQPSLELRNESLPLWSDGNQLAEFRVNRRGVALQAGFTPQPEWRISAELVRGRDRGDLLIGNPNDFSGDKEEYAGVIYNATWDTLDSINFPTRGVRLSADFETYYDALGANVEGDVMRVTGDWAQAWGRYHLLLGARLTSALDDDNFFQTQGFLGGFLNLSGFDERALFGNQTALARAVMYRRTGNTSRLFSLPMYVGASLETGNVWQSKDDVDADDLILAGSLFIGFSTPLGPMFLAYGGNDDGESSWYLTFGSLLRPEVK; via the coding sequence ATGATCGCTTCCCCCGTTGGCCGCCGCAGTAGCCCGCGACGCGTACTGGCCTCGCTCGCGCTGGCCGCCGTCCTTCCGTTCCTGTCGGTGGCCCGGGCGCAGGCACCGGCGCCGGTCGCCCCGGCGCCGCCGGACGGCGAACCCTGCGTCGGCCTGGTGCTGGGCGGTGGCGGCGCGCGCGGCTCGGCCCACATCGGCGTGCTCAAGGTGCTCGAGCGCGAGCGCATCCCCGTTTGCCGCGTCGCCGGCACCAGCATGGGCGCGATCGTCGGTGGCCTGTACTCGGCCGGCTACACGCCCGCGGAGATGGAAGACCTGATCCGCACCATCGACTGGGCCGACATGTTCGTCGACGACCCGCCGCGTCCGGGCCAGCCGATGCGGCGCAAGGACGCCGACTTCCGCTACCTGCTCGACCTCGAGATCGGCTACGCCAACGGCCGCGTCGTGTTGCCGGTGGGCATCGTGCAGGGCCAGAAGCTGCTGATGCTGTTGCGCCGTCTCACCATTTCGACCTGGGACGTGCACGACTTCGACCGCTTGCCGATCCCGTTCCGCGCGGTGGCGGCCGACATCATCACCGGCGACAAGGTGGTGTGGGACGAAGGCGATCTCGCGCTGGCGATCCGCTCGAGCATGTCGGTGCCGGGTGCGTTCGCGCCGGTGCGCGTGGGCGACCGCCTGCTGGTCGACGGCGGCATGGCCGACAACGTGCCGGTCGATGTCGTGCGCGGCATGGGCGCGCACCGGATGATCGTGGTCGACGTGGGATCGCCGCTACACAAGGAAGAGGCGCTGACCAATCCGGTCGTGATCATGGACCAGATGATCTCGGCGCTGATGACCGAGAAGACGCGCGCACAGCTGGCCACGCTCGGCGAGGGCGACGTGCTGATCACGCCGGAACTGGGCGACATCACGGCGGCGGAGTTCAACCGCGGTGCCGAGGCCATCGCCATCGGCGAGCGCGCCGCCGAAGCCGCATTGCCGAAGCTGCGCGCGCTGTCGGTCGACGAGGCCACCTACGCTGCCTACCGTGCGCGCCAGCAGCGGCGCGACTTCGATCCGAAGCTGGTGTCGTTCCTCGAGGTCCTGCACGGCCGTTCGCCATCGGCGACGCGACAGGTTGAGCGCGCCGTCGCCAGCAACCTCGGTCAGCCGTTCGAACCCGAACGGGTCGAGAAGACCATCGGCACCGCCTACGGCGATGGGCGCTTCCAGCAGATCGATTACCGGCTGGTCGAACGCGATGGGGAGCACGGGCTGGAGATCCTCCCGGCCGAGAAACCGTGGTCGGCGTTCGGCAAGCTGGGTTTCCAGCTGGACGACAACTTCAACGGCCGCAACAGCTACATGGTGTCGGCCGAGCTGACCTTCAACGACGTCAACGACCTCGGCGCGGAATGGCGCAACGTGCTGCGGCTGGGGCGCATCACCGGACTGCGTTCGGAGTTCTACCAGCCCTTCGGCGCGAGTGGCGCGTTCTATCTGCAGCCATCGCTGGAACTGCGCAACGAATCGCTGCCGTTGTGGAGCGACGGAAACCAGCTCGCGGAATTCCGCGTCAACCGACGCGGCGTGGCGCTGCAGGCGGGCTTCACACCGCAACCGGAATGGCGCATCAGCGCCGAACTGGTGCGTGGCCGTGATCGGGGCGACCTGCTGATCGGCAATCCCAACGACTTCAGCGGCGACAAGGAGGAGTACGCCGGCGTCATCTACAACGCGACCTGGGACACGCTGGACAGCATCAACTTCCCGACCCGGGGCGTGCGCCTCAGCGCCGATTTCGAGACCTATTACGACGCTCTGGGCGCGAACGTGGAAGGCGACGTCATGCGCGTCACGGGCGACTGGGCGCAGGCGTGGGGCCGCTACCACCTGCTGCTGGGCGCGCGCCTGACCAGCGCGCTGGACGACGACAACTTCTTCCAGACACAGGGGTTCCTCGGCGGATTCCTCAATCTTTCCGGCTTCGACGAACGCGCGCTGTTCGGCAACCAGACCGCGTTGGCGCGTGCGGTGATGTATCGCCGCACCGGCAACACCAGCCGTCTGTTCTCGCTGCCGATGTACGTCGGTGCCAGCCTGGAGACCGGCAACGTGTGGCAGAGCAAGGACGACGTCGACGCCGACGACCTGATCCTCGCCGGCAGCCTGTTCATCGGATTCAGCACGCCGCTGGGCCCGATGTTCCTGGCCTATGGCGGAAACGACGACGGCGAGAGTTCGTGGTACCTCACGTTCGGATCGCTGTTGCGGCCCGAGGTGAAGTGA
- a CDS encoding phasin family protein, with amino-acid sequence MYQPFNEQFAAATRQFADTAAQVNRLALDNAEAVFGLQLSAIEDRVNATFAFLGEAAEARDFESLKTLWPKGAQVARENVERGIATGQEVFGRTLKAQGAITELAKSQFEAAARGVQANVEKTVKAAAPKAPAAK; translated from the coding sequence ATGTACCAGCCGTTCAACGAACAGTTCGCCGCCGCGACGCGCCAGTTCGCGGACACGGCCGCACAGGTCAACCGCCTCGCTCTCGACAACGCCGAGGCCGTCTTCGGCCTGCAGCTGTCGGCGATCGAGGACCGCGTCAACGCCACTTTCGCCTTCCTGGGCGAAGCGGCCGAAGCGCGCGATTTCGAAAGCCTCAAGACCCTGTGGCCGAAGGGCGCGCAAGTCGCCCGCGAGAATGTCGAGCGTGGCATCGCCACGGGCCAGGAAGTCTTCGGCCGCACGCTGAAGGCGCAGGGCGCGATCACCGAACTGGCCAAGTCGCAGTTCGAAGCCGCTGCCCGCGGCGTGCAGGCCAACGTCGAGAAGACGGTGAAGGCCGCCGCCCCGAAGGCCCCGGCCGCGAAGTAA
- a CDS encoding DUF2167 domain-containing protein, which translates to MGKRWWFLLAAFVLALATALPVAAQEGDDVSQLPWQVGPTKGQIGNRATIDVPDGYAFLGADGARRLNELTENPPAGVDEYVIAPKDLSWFAYFSFEDVGYVKDDEKLDADEILTSIKDGTEASNEERRSRGWDTLVIDGWSFKPQYDKQVNLLEWAVLAHADPSKHKVVNYNTRMLGRRGVMQVVLVAAPEDLDTAVSQFKGLLPGYTYNSGEKYAEFKDGDHIAEYGLAALVTGGAAAVASKKGFFAAIALFLAKLWKLVLVGLVAIGAGIRKFFGGKDTSAE; encoded by the coding sequence ATGGGAAAGCGTTGGTGGTTCCTGTTGGCTGCGTTCGTTCTCGCCTTGGCGACGGCGCTGCCCGTGGCCGCGCAGGAGGGCGATGACGTATCGCAGTTGCCGTGGCAGGTGGGCCCGACCAAGGGGCAGATCGGCAATCGCGCTACGATCGACGTGCCGGACGGATACGCGTTCCTCGGCGCCGATGGCGCACGCAGGCTCAATGAGCTGACCGAGAACCCGCCCGCTGGCGTCGACGAGTACGTCATCGCGCCGAAGGATCTGTCCTGGTTCGCATACTTCAGCTTCGAAGACGTCGGCTACGTGAAGGACGACGAGAAGCTGGATGCGGACGAGATCCTGACGTCCATCAAGGACGGCACCGAAGCGTCCAACGAGGAGCGCCGCAGCCGCGGCTGGGACACGCTGGTCATCGATGGCTGGAGCTTCAAGCCGCAGTACGACAAGCAGGTCAACCTGCTCGAGTGGGCCGTGCTCGCCCACGCCGACCCGTCCAAGCACAAGGTCGTGAACTACAACACCCGCATGCTCGGCCGTCGCGGCGTGATGCAGGTGGTGCTGGTGGCCGCGCCGGAAGACCTGGACACGGCGGTGAGCCAGTTCAAGGGCCTCCTGCCCGGCTACACCTACAACAGCGGCGAGAAGTACGCCGAGTTCAAGGACGGCGACCACATCGCCGAGTACGGCCTGGCGGCGCTGGTCACCGGCGGTGCGGCCGCCGTGGCTTCGAAGAAGGGCTTCTTCGCCGCCATCGCGCTGTTCCTGGCCAAGCTGTGGAAGCTGGTGCTGGTCGGCCTGGTCGCGATCGGCGCGGGCATCCGCAAGTTCTTCGGCGGCAAGGACACCTCCGCGGAATGA
- a CDS encoding J domain-containing protein has translation MNWNEWAVVIGGGALGYWLVSVMWPHLREKRVPATAPPPVPDARVPMWHEALGVPPNADRDTIEAAFRAKFAEYRPERIAHLPPDAQAYARARATELELAYDAARRDLEWLRPRRD, from the coding sequence ATGAACTGGAACGAATGGGCCGTCGTGATCGGCGGCGGCGCACTGGGTTACTGGCTGGTATCGGTGATGTGGCCGCACCTGCGCGAGAAGCGAGTCCCGGCCACGGCGCCACCGCCGGTGCCGGACGCACGCGTGCCGATGTGGCACGAGGCGCTGGGCGTACCGCCCAATGCAGACCGCGACACCATCGAAGCAGCCTTCCGCGCCAAGTTCGCCGAGTACCGACCCGAGCGCATCGCACACCTGCCGCCGGATGCACAGGCGTACGCCCGCGCGCGCGCGACGGAACTCGAACTGGCCTACGACGCGGCGCGGCGCGACCTGGAATGGCTGAGGCCGCGACGCGACTGA